In Thermodesulfobacteriota bacterium, the DNA window CCTGGTCGACCACGTGCACCTGCTTCTTCTCCCCGGAGATCGCGCCCACGGGGCAATTCTTCTTGCACAGGCCGCAGGCAATGCACTTGTCCGGGTCGACCCAGTAGCTGGTGAGGGCCTTGCACACGAGCGCGGGGCAGCGCTTCTCCTCCACGTGGGCGCGGTACTCGTCGCGGAAGTAATGGATGGAGGAGAGCACCGGGTTGGGGGCGCTCTGCCCCAGGGCGCACAGGGAGGCGTCCTGCACGGTGGTGGAGAGGTCCTCCAAGAGCTCCACGTCGCCCTCTCGGCCCTCGCCCTTCACCATGCGGGTGAGGATCTGGAGCATCTGCCACACGCCCTCGCGGCAGGGCACGCACTTGCCGCAGGACTCGTCGGCCAGGAACTCGAGAAAGTACTTGGCCACGTCGGGCATGCAGGTGTTGTCGTCCATGACGATCATGCCGCCCGAGCCCATCATCGAGCCCACCTTGGTGAGCTCGTCGAAGTCCACGGGCAGGTCGAGCATGCTCTCGGGGATCACGCCCCCCGAGGGGCCGCCGGTCTGCACGGCCTTGAACGCGCGCCCCTCGCGGATGCCGCCGCCGATGTCGAAGACGATGCGGCGCAGGCTCATCCCCATGGGCACCTCGACGAGGCCCGTGTTGTTCACCTTGCCCACCAGCGAGAAGACCTTGGTGCCCTTGCTCCCCTCGGTGCCGATGCCGGCGAACCACTCGGCGCCGCGGCTGATGATGAGGGGCACGTTGGCCCAGGTTTCCACGTTGTTGAGGTTCGAGGGCTTGTCGAAGAGGCCCTTGACCGAGGTGCGGATGTACTTGGGCCGGGGTTCGCCCACCTTGCCCTCGATGGAGCTCATCAGCGCGCTCGACTCGCCGGAGACGAAGGCTCCGGCACCCCGGTAGATGAGGATCTCGAAGGAGAACCCGGTGCCCAGGATGTTCTCGCCCAGGAGCCCGGCTTCGTGGAGGTCGTCCAGAGCCCCGATCAGGTTTTCCACCGCCAGGGGGTACTCCTGGCGCACGTACACGTAGCCGGTGCGGGCGCCGATGGCGTAGCCGCCGATGATGAATCCCTCGAGCACCGAGTGGGGGTTGCCCTCCAGGATGGACCGATCCATGTAGGCCCCGGGGTCGCCCTCGTCGGCGTTCACGAGCACGTAGCGCTCGTCGCCGGGGGAATTGCGGGTGGTCTCCCACTTGACGCCCGCGGGAAAGCCCGCCCCTCCCCGGCCCCGGAGGTTCGACTTCTTGACCTCGGCCACCACCTGCTCGGGGGTCATGGACCCCAGCGCCTTCGCGAGCGCCCCGTAGCCCCCCACGGCCAGGTAGTCGTCGAGGTTCGTGGGGTCGATCCTGAGGTTGTCGTGGAAGAGGAGCCGGGTCTGGTGCTTGTAGAAGGGGATGTCGTTTTCGTGGACGACCCCCTCGCCGGCATCGGTCCGGTAGAGCAGCCGCTCCACGACCTTGCCCCCCACCAGGGTCTCGGCCACGAGCTCGGGAACGTCCTCCACCTTGACCTTGAGGTAGCAGGTCTCTTCCGGGAGCATCACCACGATGGGGCCGCGCTCGCAAAAGCCGTGGCACCCGGTGCGGCGCACGTCCACCTTGCCGGCGAGGCCCTTGGCCTCGAGCTCGGCCTGGAAGGCGTGGGCCACCTTCTCGCTCTTGTAAGCTCGGCACCCGGTGCCGGAACAGATAGTGACGCAGGGCTTCTTGGGGTCGCGCCTGGCCAGCACCTCCTGGCGGTAGCGCTCCAGATCTTCCAGGGATGTCAGTCGGGCCATGGGTTCTCCACGGGGTGTCGTGCGGCCTGGGTGCGTACCGGGACGGGGGCCCCCCTCACCCTGCCCGCTCCCCCCGAGGGGAGAGGGGGCAGGAGAAGCGCTACTCGCAGGTCTCGCAGACCTTCTCCAGCTCCTCGGTAGTGGGGTTCGAGAGGTACTCGCCGTCCACGGTCATGACGGGTCCCAGGGCACAGCAGCCCACGCAGTTGACCGTGTGCAGCGAAAACCTCTCGTCCTTCGAGGTGCCCCCCGCCTGGATGCCCACCACGTTCGAGACCCGGTCCAGGAGCTTCTGGGCGCCGCGCACGTGGCACGCGGTGCCCACGCACACCGACATCTGGTGGCGCCCCTGGGGGACCAGGCTGAAGTGCTTGTAGAAGGTGGCGACGTTGTAGATTTCGCGCAGCGTCACCCCCAGGCGGTCGGAGACGCGCTTGAGGACGTTGCGGGGCAGCCAGCGCAGCTCCTTCTGCACGTCCAGGAGGATCTGCACCAGCGCTTCGCGCCTGGCATCGTAGCGGTCGATGATGTGGTCGACCGGCATCAGCGTCGGATCGAGCAAGGGATACCTCCGGCGTAGATCCGTTTCTAGACAGGATGACAGGATTGACAGGATGTTGAATCGAGAGAGCACATCCAAAAAGGCTCTCCAAGTCTCATCCTGTTGTCCTGTCAAAACAAATTCAAGATCTTTTCTTGACAGGATAACAGGATTTACAGGATGTTGAACCGAGAGAGCACATCCAAAAAGGCCCTCCAAGCCTAATCCTGTTCATCCTGTCATCCTGTCCAAAAACCGTCCTTCCATCCTCGCCTACAACAGCGACTTCATCGCTGCCCCGATGTCGGCGGGGCTCTTGACGACTCTGACGCCGCAGCGCTCCAGCGCCGCCATCTTCTCGGCCGCGGTGCCCTTGCCCCCGGCGATGATGGCGCCGGCGTGGCCCATGCGCTTGCCCTTGGGGGCGGTCTGGCCGGCGATGAAGGAGACCACCGGGACCCTGATGTGGGCCTTGATGTACTCGGCGGCCTCCTCCTCGGCGCTCCCGCCGATCTCGCCGATCATGACGATGCCCTCGGTGGCCGGGTCGTCCTTGAAGAGGGAGAGGGCGTCGATGAAGTTGGTGCCGATGATCGGGTCGCCGCCGATGCCGATGCAGGTGGTCTGGCCGATGCCGAGCTTGGTGAGCTGGTCCACGGCCTCGTAGGTGAGCGTGCCCGAGCGGGAGATCACGCCCACGGGGCCTTTCTTGTGGATGTGGCCGGGCATGATGCCCACCTTGCACTCCTCGGGGGTGATCACCCCGGGGCAGTTGGGGCCCACGAGCCGGGTCTTCCTCGGGTCGAGCGCCCGCTTGACCTTGACCATGTCGAGCGTCGGGATGCCCTCGGTGATGCAGACGACGACCTTGATGCCGGCATCCGCCGCCTCGAGGATGGCGTCGGCCGCAAAGGGCGCGGGCACGAAGATCATGGAGGTATCGGCGCCGGTCTGTTTCACGGCGTCGGCCACGGTGTCGAAGACCGGCACCCCCAGGATCTCGGTCCCGCCCTTTCCGGGGGTCACGCCCCCCACGAGCTTGGTGCCGTACTTCAGGCACTGCTCCGAGTGGAACTTCCCATTCCCCCCCGTGATGCCCTGGCAGATCACCCGGGAGTCTTTGTTGACCAGGATGCTCATCGCGCGATCTCCTTAGAGAACAAAACCCATTTTGACGGGATGACAGGATGCAAGACAGGACAATAAGGCAAGACTAATTGGGGTCTCTTATCCTGCCCATCCTGTTATCCTGTCCAAAAAGAAGTTCTCTTCTTTGACGAGATAACGGGATTCGCAGGATGGAAAGAACCTTGCTTTGTCCTCCTGCCTCATCCG includes these proteins:
- a CDS encoding NADH-quinone oxidoreductase subunit NuoF; the protein is MARLTSLEDLERYRQEVLARRDPKKPCVTICSGTGCRAYKSEKVAHAFQAELEAKGLAGKVDVRRTGCHGFCERGPIVVMLPEETCYLKVKVEDVPELVAETLVGGKVVERLLYRTDAGEGVVHENDIPFYKHQTRLLFHDNLRIDPTNLDDYLAVGGYGALAKALGSMTPEQVVAEVKKSNLRGRGGAGFPAGVKWETTRNSPGDERYVLVNADEGDPGAYMDRSILEGNPHSVLEGFIIGGYAIGARTGYVYVRQEYPLAVENLIGALDDLHEAGLLGENILGTGFSFEILIYRGAGAFVSGESSALMSSIEGKVGEPRPKYIRTSVKGLFDKPSNLNNVETWANVPLIISRGAEWFAGIGTEGSKGTKVFSLVGKVNNTGLVEVPMGMSLRRIVFDIGGGIREGRAFKAVQTGGPSGGVIPESMLDLPVDFDELTKVGSMMGSGGMIVMDDNTCMPDVAKYFLEFLADESCGKCVPCREGVWQMLQILTRMVKGEGREGDVELLEDLSTTVQDASLCALGQSAPNPVLSSIHYFRDEYRAHVEEKRCPALVCKALTSYWVDPDKCIACGLCKKNCPVGAISGEKKQVHVVDQALCTKCDTCFQVCPPKTRAVTKLSGQPVPKPPEDLAVRAAKGKKG
- the sucD gene encoding succinate--CoA ligase subunit alpha gives rise to the protein MSILVNKDSRVICQGITGGNGKFHSEQCLKYGTKLVGGVTPGKGGTEILGVPVFDTVADAVKQTGADTSMIFVPAPFAADAILEAADAGIKVVVCITEGIPTLDMVKVKRALDPRKTRLVGPNCPGVITPEECKVGIMPGHIHKKGPVGVISRSGTLTYEAVDQLTKLGIGQTTCIGIGGDPIIGTNFIDALSLFKDDPATEGIVMIGEIGGSAEEEAAEYIKAHIRVPVVSFIAGQTAPKGKRMGHAGAIIAGGKGTAAEKMAALERCGVRVVKSPADIGAAMKSLL
- a CDS encoding NAD(P)H-dependent oxidoreductase subunit E, yielding MPVDHIIDRYDARREALVQILLDVQKELRWLPRNVLKRVSDRLGVTLREIYNVATFYKHFSLVPQGRHQMSVCVGTACHVRGAQKLLDRVSNVVGIQAGGTSKDERFSLHTVNCVGCCALGPVMTVDGEYLSNPTTEELEKVCETCE